Part of the Terrisporobacter glycolicus ATCC 14880 = DSM 1288 genome is shown below.
TCCAAATATACATAAAATATTGATCCAAACCAATTAAATTAAATAAAAATGAACCTAACCTCTCACCAAATACTAAAAATATCATAGATGTAAAAATCAAAACAACTAACATTATTACAAATACTAAAGATATGAATAATACCTCAAAATATGGTCTAGTTTCCCTAATATTATATGATCTATTCATACCTCTAATCAGTGACAATACTGCCCTAGACATGGTATACATGGCTAACATGAAACTAAGTATTAAAAAACTAAAACTTCTATTTTCTATGGCGGATTGCATTAATGATGATACTATATTAAAAGCACTTAAAGGTAATATTTTCTTTAATAAAAATATATATTTGCTAATCTTAATTATGGGTGTATATACCACTAAACTTATTGTAAATATTAAAAAAGGAAAGAAAGATAACAGTAAATAGAATGACATTTCAGCTGCTTTGGAATTTATTTCTCTATAATTAGAATATTCCATAAGAAACTTCATTCTCTTACTATATATTTGGAATTTACTATTAAGTTTATTTTTCATATTATCCCTCCTATTCTATATTTTTCTTATTTACTATTTTCAATATATATAATAGTTAATACAATTTTATTTTTTCATATTTTACATTTTAACTCATACTTAATACTTCATGTATATCTAACAATTCCACTTTTTCATTTGTATATATTTTCAACTTTTCCAATTCTAATTCCTTTTTATATCATCAGAAATATCCATACTCTAAATAGATATCTCTTTATTCTTAAGTTTCTCTACTAGTTGCATAGCTCAATCTAACATTATTTCATCAAAGCTATTTTTTATAATTTCCTCCATGAACCTGTCTTATTAAGAGATTTTAATAATTCATTACTATTATCTAGTTCATCAGATATATTATGAAAAAGAGAATTTAGATTTCTATTTCATTATACTCTAAGTTAAAGTAATAATCTTTAATGTTTTTATTAGCATAAATAGTATCTCCTTTTTCATTACAAATAAGCATAAGGCTATGTTTATCACTATCAACTATACTATGAAATATCTTCATATTTTAAGTTAATATTCTTGATTTATTTATATATATGTTATACACACTGAAATTAATTTAGCGTAAAAAGAAGTTTTTTTAATTGTAAAAATAGAGAAAACAGATTTGGAAGCTAACATGAAAATACTAATACTTAACACCATTAATATATATTTCCTCAATAAACTATTATTTTATTTAAATATAATTTTTGTTGCAAAGTATATATTACCAAATATTCGAAATCAAAAAAAGTAATAACTTTTGATATTTTTAATCAAAAATCATTACTTTTCCTTTACTTTATTATAAACTT
Proteins encoded:
- a CDS encoding YihY/virulence factor BrkB family protein translates to MKNKLNSKFQIYSKRMKFLMEYSNYREINSKAAEMSFYLLLSFFPFLIFTISLVVYTPIIKISKYIFLLKKILPLSAFNIVSSLMQSAIENRSFSFLILSFMLAMYTMSRAVLSLIRGMNRSYNIRETRPYFEVLFISLVFVIMLVVLIFTSMIFLVFGERLGSFLFNLIGLDQYFMYIWNLCRYVVGIITVIIILMNLYRFTPNKKLSFKEVLPGAIVSTLCWLVASFCYSFYTNNFARYDIIYGSLGGIIVLMTWVYLSSWTILIGCEINARLYKRKIR